The nucleotide sequence GCGGCCACCCGACGGTGCCGCTCACGCTGCTCGGGCGAGGTCATGATGTGTCGGACCCGGTCCCTGCCGCCGGGCACCTGGTCGATGGCGGTACGGACCTGGCCAGCCGGCTGCTCCCAGTCCACGCCGAGCCGGGTCAGTTCGCGCAGCGCCGGGCCGAGGTCGGCCTTGCGCGGGAAACCGGCCGGGTGCAGCGGCAGGCGGCAGGCGGTGTGCGTGACGAACCACCCGTTCACCTGCTTCGAGGCGGACAAGCCAGCCGGAAGCTGAATGCCCCGCGACTCGGCACGCCAGGCGGCGGGGTCCTTGGCGGTGGTAGTGGCCACGGGGACTCCTCTCGAAGGGGATCGAGCGGTGCAATTATTGGCTTGCCATTTACGGTCCCACTCGCCGTAGGAAATGGCAAGCCAATATGCCATGATTGTTGGCATGACCCGATGGCCGACCAAGAACTTCCGCCCGAACCCGGTCTACGCCGAGGCGGGCGAGGACGCCGCCGACGAGGCCGGGGTGAGCTTCAACGTGCTGGTGCAGGCGATGCTGCGGGAACTCAGGGCGGACCCGGCTGGCCGGCTCGCGGCGTTGGCGCCGCACATCCAGGCGGTCGCCGCCGAGACGCCGTCGCGAGGACGGCCGGCCAGGGAGAGCCCCGGCCGGAGTCCCGGGGGTTAAGTCAGGCTTGACCCTTCCAGGCGGCTGGTCATCTACGTGGCGTTTTGTGCCCGTCAGGCAGGGCTCCTGCTACCCTGGGAAGCGCAGGACGCCCGGTTTCGGGGTTCCCGCACCCGCCTTGGGGCCCGCGCTTACGCGGGCCCTTCGTGCATCTGTCGAGCGGTCGGGGACCAGCACCAGGAGTGGTAGACCTGCGGCTGCACCCAGGACCACAGCCGTTCGTTCGTCGCCGCTTCGCGCGGGTCGACCGGGCTCTGCATTCGGCGGAACAGGAACATCAGCAGGTCGGCGGCCTGGACCAGCCGGGACGCGTGGCTCGGCGCGAAGTGCAGCGTGTCGACGATCCGGGTGAGCCGGCGGGAGCGATAGCCGCCAGTGCCGTCGACCCGGTAGCGGGTCAGGTCGGCCCGGTGCCGCGCCGGGTGGTCGACCTCGTCCGCGATCACCAGGGCCAACTCCTCCTCGCGGGCGGCGTAGGCGTCGACGCGCTCCAGGACGTGCGACAGCACGACCTCGTGCGCGGGCTTGGGAGTCGGGTACCGCTCGGCGAGGCCGTGCCGGTCGACGCCGCGCAGGATGACCGTGACGTCGTGGGCGCCGATGGCCTTGAGCGCCGCGTTGTAGACCGCGATCCGGAGCCGGGGCGGAACCTGTTCAGCGGCTGAGGCAACGACCAATCTCGCGGCTCAGGCCGCTGCGGGCGCGCCTTGTGGTGGGAATGCCTTGTGCTCGGTGTAGGGCTGTCCGTTGGCCAGGCAGTGGTGCAGTTGGGATAGGAAGCGGTTGAACAGGTTACGCAGGGCGGCGGCGTGGCGGTCGCCGGAGTGGCGGCGGCGGTCGTAGTGGGCGCGTACGGCGTCGGACTTGGTGAGCGCGGCGAAGGTCCAGAGGTAGCCGGTCGCGGCGAGGCGTTGGGTTTTGACTCGGCGGTGCATGACGATGTGGCTCTTGCCGGAGGTGCGGGTGACCGGTGCGGAGCCGGCGTAGGCGCGCAGGGCTCGGGCGTCGGCGAACCGGGTTCGGTCATCGCCGATCTCGGCGAGGACACGGGCGGCGGTCAGCCCGCCGAGGCCGGGGAAGCTGGTCAGGATGGCGGCGTCGGGGTGGTCGACGAATGCCTGATCGGTGGCCTCGTTGAGCTGCTCGGCGGCCTTGCAGGCAGCATCGAGCTGAAGGAGCAGGGCGCGGGCCTGGTGGCCGAACGCGGTTTCGACCGTGGCCGGTTGGCGCAACTGTTCGGCGCCGAAGATGCCCAGGAGCCGTTCGGCCCATGCCTCGATCCCGCGTTGGCGACCTGCATCCTTGAGCAGGGCGCACAGCTCGGGCTTGGTTAGCGCGGCGGCCTGGCCTGGGGTGGGTGCGGCAGCGAGGACTGTGCGGGCCTCGATGCTGGTCAGTCCGATGTGCTTGCGGTGGAACGCCTCCAGCGCGGCGGGGAAGAACTCCCGCAGGGGCTGTCCGCCGGGGCGTGTCCACGGCCGGGTTCTGTCCCTGGGAGATAGTCCACCGAGATCAGCTTGAGGAGAGTCCGGGGCCGGAGCGGTCGGGGTTCATGTGCCGAGCCGGTAACTCCCAGGTACCGGAAGCGGCGCGGCAGCACCTTCCCTGACCTGGCCCACTCCCTACCTGGCGGGTTCGGGCTCGGCGGCCGGCGCGGGCCCGCGAGTTGCCGCCGTGGCGGACGCCGCCGACGCTGGCGGTGGCGCGGCGGTGGTGGTGGAGGGGAACGCGGTGGCCGCCACTGCGGCGGCGGTCGCTGCGTCACTAGCCGGTGCGGGCTCGCGCGCCTTGGTGTAGACGTAGTGCTGGATGACGGCGCGGAGTTCGTCGACCAGGTCGTTACCGTCGACGGCCAGGGCGGCCAGCCGGGCCGGGGCGTTGACGAGTTGCGCTGTGATGGCCGGGCCGAAGACCTCCGCGAAGCTGGCAGGATTGCCGGCCTGCGCGGCGGCGCCGAGGTCGGAGTCTTCGCACAGGCGGGTGGTGGCCTGGTTGAGCCAGGCCCGCTCGTCGCGGGTGAGCGCTGCCGCGAGCGTCGGTACCCGGGCCTTGATCTCGTCGTCGGTGAGCACGACCGTCGGTGTCGCGGCCGGGTCCGGGTCGGACCGGTCAGCGCTGGCGGGGGCCGGCCCGGCGCCGGCCGCCGGCGGCGGGGTGGCTCGGATGGTGTCGTGGACGGCGTGGCGGGCGGCGTTGAACATGCTCGCGCGCCAGTCGGCGTCGTCGCACTTGAGGAAGATCGCCACGGACAGGCTCGGCTGGTCCGGGTCGCCGAGCATGGCGGTGAGCGCCTTGTCGAAGGTGCCGGCGAACGCGGCGACGTCGTCGTGCTGGCGGGCGGCGGCTTGGGCTCGTTGACGTGAACGGTGTCGACGCCGGGGACGTCGACCTCCTGGGTCTGCTCCCAGGCCATCCCCGCCTGCGGCTGGCCCGGCTCACGGCGGCGCAGGATCAGCAGGTCGGTGACGACCTTGGTGCCGGCCGCGTCCTCGTGCGCGCCGCTTGGCAGCCGCACCGCCGACACCAGGTCCGCCAGCGCGGCCATCTCCCGCCGGGCGGCCGGGTTCGCGGCGTCCATCGTGTAGCGGGAGGTCAGCGCCACGACCAGCCCACCGGGCCTGGTCAGGTGCAAACTCTTGATCAGGAAGTGGTTGTGGATCGAGTGCTTGCCCGGGTTGTGCCGCCGGTCGGCCAGCGCGAAGCTGCCGAACGGCACGTTGCTGATCGTCAGGTCGAACGTGGCGGCCGGCGCGCGGGTGTCCGCGAAACGACTCGGTGCGGATGGTGGCGTGCGGGTAGAGCGCGGCGGCGATCCCGGCCGTGACCGGCTCCACCTCCACCCCGGTCAGCCGGGCGCCGTCGGGCGCCAGACCGATGAACGTGCCCGACCCGCAGCCGGGTTCCAGCACGTCACCGCCGGCGAACCCGAGGCCGCGGACCGCGTCCCAGATGGCCCGGACGTACGCCGCGGCGGTGTAGTGCGCGTTCAACGTGTTGCGCTCGGCCGCCGCGTACTCCCGCTCGTCGAGCAACTGCCGGAGCTGCTCCCGGGCCGCCTCGAACCGGGCGTGGTCGCGGTGGTCGGCGCGGCCCTCGAACACCCCGGGCACCGCTCCCCAACCCGACCAGCGGGCCAGCACCGCCTGCTCCTCGACGGTCGCCGGCCGGTCCTCGGCCTGGAGCGTGCGCAGGGTACGCAGCGCCGCCAGGTTCGCATTGAGCCGGGCCACCTCACCCCGGGGCGCCAGGTCCTCCTGCCCCCGGGGCACGAACGACGGCTGCCAACGGCTCGGCGATCTCGTCCGGCTGCCCGTGCAGCATGGCGCGGACCGACTGGGCGGCGACCTCCCGGCCCGCCGCCGTGGTGAAGGTGCCGGCGGCCCAGTCCACCCGGCCGGTGACCACGACCTCGACCAGCGGCCAGGTGTCCGCACCGTCCGGGGTGATGGCCAACACCGGCCCGGGACGGTCCGGGTGCCGGGTCACCGCCGGATCGAGCACATGGAAGGCCCGCGCCGCAGACCGCCGCCCGTCGGCGCTGCCGTCCTCGTCGACGACCACGGCGACGCCGGCCGCCGGATCCGCCTGCGCGGTGAGCGCCGCGACCTGCGGCCCGGTCAGGGCCGGCCCGCACGCGGCCACCGCCAGCGGCGCACCGTCGCCACGCTCGGCCAGCGCGATCGCCTCCACCGCAGACCGGGCTACCACCGACCGGCCGGCCCGGTCGGGCTGCTCGGCGAGCCCGAACAGCACCTCAGTTGAACACGTGCGTGAGCAGCCAGGTCACCAGGCTCGGGTCGAGCTTGGCCAGGGCGACCGGGGACTCGTGCTCGGCACTCGGCATGGCGGGCACGTTACGAGACGGGTACGACACTCCAGGTGATGTGCGCGGACGGCCCGGTCGGGTTCGGGTGCCGGCGGCCGTTCAGCGGTTGCGGCCGGCGGTGGCTCCGGCGGCGCTGGTCTGCTCGACGGCGCGTTCCAGCGCCCGGTAGACCTGACCGAACCGC is from Micromonospora sp. WMMD1102 and encodes:
- a CDS encoding DUF3800 domain-containing protein, which gives rise to MVVASAAEQVPPRLRIAVYNAALKAIGAHDVTVILRGVDRHGLAERYPTPKPAHEVVLSHVLERVDAYAAREEELALVIADEVDHPARHRADLTRYRVDGTGGYRSRRLTRIVDTLHFAPSHASRLVQAADLLMFLFRRMQSPVDPREAATNERLWSWVQPQVYHSWCWSPTARQMHEGPA
- a CDS encoding transposase; translated protein: MRQPATVETAFGHQARALLLQLDAACKAAEQLNEATDQAFVDHPDAAILTSFPGLGGLTAARVLAEIGDDRTRFADARALRAYAGSAPVTRTSGKSHIVMHRRVKTQRLAATGYLWTFAALTKSDAVRAHYDRRRHSGDRHAAALRNLFNRFLSQLHHCLANGQPYTEHKAFPPQGAPAAA